From the genome of Spirochaetota bacterium, one region includes:
- a CDS encoding ABC transporter permease — translation MIFRKVVLLIAGRYINFSGRDVISKISLVAFLSIIVGVATSVVVLSITNGFREDLKEKMIGKESHISVVGRGLGIKDYEFFINDIKTNFSWVREAEPYYQGQGLLRRWGDNIQGTLIMGITTNSIDRYRKHFKLLKGSYNLKRGEILLAETLAYNLRAYIGAEIEVIVKPPIEGQLPRIRTFVVKGIFSTGYGEYDSILSVVLLEDAQSIFQVGRLAYGISVMVDDVEKVKQYKYQILNKYSGGFIVLTWQELNRNLFEAMYNQKTVMMLVLFLFFIVVSFGIIGTMMSLTLDKKSEIAILKAIGMRNVDILNIFVISGGLLGMVGSMFGLIVGVLISINLEEITLGIEDFINYVIFNLSYPVAKLITPNIMYPEKFEFFKSNVYYIKSFPSKVEFWDLFFISVFATTVSILSGLVPALRASKLKPSEILRNE, via the coding sequence ATGATATTCAGAAAAGTAGTTTTACTCATAGCAGGAAGGTATATTAACTTCTCTGGTAGAGATGTGATATCAAAAATCTCGCTAGTTGCTTTTCTTTCTATCATTGTTGGGGTAGCAACCTCTGTTGTCGTTCTTTCAATCACTAACGGTTTCAGGGAAGATTTAAAGGAGAAGATGATCGGCAAGGAATCTCATATATCGGTCGTGGGAAGAGGACTTGGTATAAAGGACTACGAATTCTTTATCAATGACATAAAAACAAACTTCTCTTGGGTCAGGGAAGCAGAACCATATTACCAGGGTCAGGGACTTTTGAGGCGCTGGGGTGATAACATTCAAGGAACTCTGATAATGGGAATTACTACAAATTCAATAGATAGATACAGAAAGCATTTTAAACTACTAAAAGGTAGCTATAACCTAAAAAGAGGTGAGATACTCCTTGCTGAAACACTCGCTTATAACTTGAGGGCATACATAGGTGCGGAGATTGAGGTTATAGTTAAACCACCTATTGAAGGACAACTACCTAGGATAAGGACTTTCGTTGTCAAAGGAATATTTTCAACGGGGTACGGAGAGTATGATAGTATTCTTTCAGTTGTTTTGCTTGAAGATGCTCAGTCTATCTTTCAAGTTGGCAGACTTGCTTACGGCATAAGTGTGATGGTTGATGATGTTGAAAAGGTCAAACAATACAAGTACCAGATACTCAACAAGTATTCAGGTGGGTTTATTGTTCTAACTTGGCAAGAATTGAATAGAAATCTCTTTGAAGCGATGTATAACCAGAAAACTGTAATGATGTTAGTTCTTTTTCTGTTCTTTATTGTTGTATCCTTTGGTATAATTGGCACTATGATGTCGCTCACACTTGACAAGAAATCCGAGATTGCTATCCTTAAGGCAATAGGAATGCGAAATGTTGATATTCTAAACATATTCGTAATATCTGGTGGATTACTTGGGATGGTCGGTAGTATGTTTGGACTTATCGTAGGCGTTCTGATTTCAATAAATCTTGAAGAGATTACACTAGGTATTGAAGACTTTATAAACTATGTCATCTTCAATCTATCCTACCCAGTCGCTAAGCTAATAACTCCTAACATAATGTATCCAGAGAAGTTTGAATTCTTTAAGAGTAATGTATATTACATAAAATCGTTTCCATCAAAGGTTGAGTTCTGGGACTTGTTTTTCATATCTGTGTTCGCTACTACTGTATCAATATTATCTGGTCTCGTTCCAGCATTGAGAGCATCCAAACTCAAACCATCAGAGATACTTAGAAACGAATAA
- a CDS encoding DUF503 domain-containing protein, translating into MLIGTIRLHLYLDTKTLKEKRRIISSLKEKTRNKFNASIAEVDYNDDHSNAVIGIAVVSNDGNYLNSVLYSILDFINKEFPTIVGDYQVEII; encoded by the coding sequence ATGCTTATAGGAACTATCAGGCTACATTTGTATCTTGATACAAAAACACTAAAAGAAAAAAGAAGGATAATATCAAGTTTGAAAGAAAAGACAAGGAATAAGTTCAATGCATCTATAGCAGAGGTTGACTACAACGATGATCACAGTAATGCAGTTATAGGAATAGCGGTTGTTTCCAACGATGGCAACTATCTGAATTCGGTCTTATACTCAATACTTGACTTTATAAACAAAGAATTTCCAACTATTGTAGGTGACTACCAAGTTGAGATAATATGA
- a CDS encoding ComEC/Rec2 family competence protein has protein sequence MIYLLFLFISILVGAGLGVFLSTYYYPQMPSLEVLKNFYTVLPFFLVPIILGLVFRLRAILIMTLIVLIGFLSFCYSTIVSKNRLDTILTTPSQNFIVGTVSVSFLNKIFINVSNYTVVVYLRDFDYEYTSLGSQVLISGRAKHTYSYLTNKNMYGYFLYLFKNNIPFVVYSKDDTVGEVIIPDSVFLNSVNTIRQDIYNKFSEYLPHTSFLSSSLIMGESSEISKEFMESIRLSGVSHIFSVSGFHVSIIVIAFVIFLSLMRIPKFVQFIVISIFLAGYSLIVGLKPPVVRASVLASIILLVRSFSLKPNYLNITLIVGVIMLMIDPLLSVDVGFILSFLAIISIILFTKYVDDVFIFYLNKLNIEPSKQVKNIISLFSVSLTAVIFTLPVVIMWFGESPLMGIFSSIVLVPLSSLNIIYGVVAYLVSLLSSTLGEIMFRGLNLINLIFIIITQMFASVDLSVSLRLGSPFTIGLLILAYYAIVVFLYLFIANPRLLLSFIKRVFRTNYFDTSSVQKLSP, from the coding sequence ATGATATATCTTCTATTTCTTTTCATATCTATACTCGTTGGAGCCGGGCTTGGTGTGTTCCTATCAACATACTACTATCCTCAAATGCCATCACTGGAGGTCCTGAAGAATTTCTATACCGTTCTACCTTTCTTTCTAGTTCCAATCATCCTAGGTCTTGTGTTCAGATTGAGAGCAATACTTATAATGACGTTGATTGTTCTCATAGGTTTCTTGTCATTTTGCTATTCAACAATAGTTTCAAAAAACAGGTTAGATACTATCCTGACAACACCTTCACAAAACTTTATAGTCGGCACTGTGTCAGTGAGTTTTCTAAACAAGATATTCATAAATGTATCAAACTACACAGTGGTTGTTTATCTAAGAGATTTTGATTATGAATATACTTCATTGGGATCACAGGTTCTGATATCAGGTAGGGCAAAGCATACCTACTCTTACCTAACGAATAAGAATATGTATGGATATTTCCTATATCTCTTTAAAAACAACATACCCTTCGTAGTTTATTCAAAAGATGATACCGTAGGTGAAGTTATAATCCCCGATTCTGTTTTTTTGAACTCTGTCAATACCATAAGGCAGGACATATACAATAAGTTTTCCGAATACTTACCACACACTAGTTTTCTATCTTCATCTCTTATAATGGGGGAGTCTTCTGAAATATCAAAAGAATTTATGGAGAGTATAAGACTTTCAGGTGTCTCACATATATTCTCCGTATCAGGATTCCATGTTAGTATAATTGTAATTGCTTTTGTCATATTCTTAAGCCTGATGAGGATACCTAAATTTGTTCAGTTCATTGTAATCTCTATCTTTCTTGCTGGTTATAGTCTTATAGTTGGTCTTAAACCCCCTGTTGTTAGAGCATCAGTACTAGCATCAATAATACTTCTTGTAAGATCATTTAGTCTAAAACCAAACTATCTCAACATAACTCTAATAGTAGGCGTCATTATGCTAATGATTGACCCACTGCTATCTGTTGATGTTGGATTCATTCTATCTTTTCTCGCTATCATAAGCATAATATTATTCACAAAATATGTTGATGATGTGTTTATATTCTACCTTAACAAACTAAACATTGAACCAAGCAAACAAGTTAAGAATATAATAAGTCTATTTTCAGTCTCACTAACTGCTGTAATATTCACTCTACCGGTTGTAATTATGTGGTTCGGTGAATCACCACTTATGGGAATATTTTCATCCATTGTGTTAGTTCCTCTATCTTCATTAAATATCATATATGGTGTCGTAGCGTATCTAGTATCTTTATTATCATCTACATTAGGTGAGATAATGTTTAGAGGATTAAATCTAATCAATTTAATATTCATCATTATAACCCAAATGTTTGCTAGTGTTGATTTGTCAGTTAGTTTAAGATTGGGATCCCCTTTCACAATAGGATTATTGATACTTGCTTATTATGCAATAGTTGTGTTTTTATACCTGTTCATAGCAAATCCCAGATTACTACTTTCTTTTATCAAAAGAGTTTTTAGGACAAACTATTTTGACACTTCTAGTGTTCAAAAACTATCTCCATAG
- the aroB gene encoding 3-dehydroquinate synthase: protein MIRLSINIFRNEDLSYPIYIGNKIFDNLKEEVNRLTPSHIVIITDSIISSLHLNYVIKNIQEWNIPVSTIVIPSGEKFKDRKTKEYIENEMFKLNIDRKGLIIGFGGGVVGDISGFVAATYLRGINFILVPTTLLSMVDSSIGGKVGIDTPYGKNTIGAFHQPKAVIIDVSFLDTLPEVQFRNGLVEIIKHSIIRDRELFEFLSQNKGSIISKNYESLVKVIEWSCRIKKEVVEKDEKETGLRKILNFGHTIGHAIETMSNYKVLHGFAVSVGMSVESLISRNIGILSDEDYVSILKILEDYQLPTNLRDIKYKLNDKDIIKLIELMKGDKKSIKFNINMSLPRTIGEMVETFTLTVEPQQIIEAIKSVN from the coding sequence ATGATAAGACTTTCTATAAATATTTTTAGAAACGAAGACTTATCATACCCTATATACATAGGTAATAAAATCTTTGATAATCTCAAGGAGGAGGTTAATAGGCTTACTCCTTCACATATAGTCATAATAACAGATAGTATTATCTCAAGCCTTCATTTAAATTATGTTATTAAGAATATACAAGAATGGAATATACCTGTTAGCACTATAGTTATACCAAGTGGAGAGAAGTTTAAGGATAGAAAAACAAAAGAATATATTGAGAATGAGATGTTTAAGTTAAACATAGACCGCAAAGGTTTGATAATAGGTTTTGGTGGAGGGGTTGTAGGTGATATTTCAGGTTTCGTGGCTGCAACTTATCTAAGAGGTATAAATTTCATCCTAGTTCCGACTACACTTTTGAGTATGGTGGATAGTTCAATAGGTGGTAAGGTAGGTATAGATACACCTTACGGCAAAAATACGATAGGTGCATTCCATCAGCCTAAGGCAGTTATAATAGATGTATCTTTTCTTGATACTCTACCAGAAGTTCAGTTCAGAAATGGTTTGGTTGAGATAATTAAGCATTCAATAATAAGAGACAGAGAGTTGTTTGAATTTTTGAGTCAGAACAAAGGTAGTATTATCTCAAAGAATTATGAATCTTTGGTAAAAGTTATAGAATGGAGTTGTAGGATAAAGAAGGAAGTTGTTGAGAAAGATGAAAAAGAAACTGGTCTTCGCAAAATCCTCAATTTTGGTCATACTATTGGACATGCTATTGAGACAATGTCAAACTATAAAGTTCTACATGGGTTTGCTGTAAGCGTTGGTATGAGTGTTGAATCTCTTATATCAAGAAATATTGGTATTTTGTCTGATGAAGACTATGTGAGTATATTGAAAATTCTTGAGGATTACCAATTGCCTACGAACTTAAGAGATATAAAATATAAGTTGAACGATAAGGATATCATTAAGTTAATAGAACTAATGAAGGGAGATAAGAAGTCTATCAAATTCAACATTAATATGTCTCTTCCTAGAACCATAGGTGAAATGGTGGAAACTTTCACATTAACGGTAGAACCACAGCAAATAATTGAAGCAATAAAATCAGTTAATTAA
- the ilvN gene encoding acetolactate synthase small subunit — translation MERTIVVLVENSVGVLARVSGLFSARGFNIKSLSVGETEDPEVSVMTIVVDEDERTAEQVRKQLAKLVETVKVKDITESPRVERELALLRIAIPKERRGEVIEIVDVFKAKVVDVAHNSLVVEITGASEKVEGFIELMKSYGIIEMARTGKVALERGLYLEKKEKK, via the coding sequence ATGGAAAGAACGATAGTTGTGTTAGTTGAAAACAGTGTTGGAGTACTAGCGAGAGTTTCAGGTCTTTTTAGTGCTAGGGGTTTTAACATAAAGAGTTTATCAGTAGGAGAGACGGAAGATCCAGAAGTTTCAGTTATGACAATAGTTGTAGATGAGGATGAGAGAACAGCGGAACAAGTTAGGAAGCAGCTTGCCAAGTTGGTTGAGACTGTTAAAGTAAAGGACATTACCGAATCACCTAGGGTTGAAAGAGAACTAGCACTTCTTAGAATTGCTATACCAAAAGAAAGAAGGGGTGAGGTTATAGAGATTGTTGATGTTTTCAAAGCGAAGGTTGTTGATGTTGCTCATAACTCACTCGTTGTTGAGATCACAGGAGCAAGTGAGAAAGTGGAAGGATTTATTGAACTTATGAAATCTTATGGTATAATTGAGATGGCTAGGACTGGTAAAGTTGCCCTTGAAAGAGGTCTCTACCTAGAAAAGAAAGAAAAAAAGTAA